In Dama dama isolate Ldn47 chromosome 26, ASM3311817v1, whole genome shotgun sequence, a single genomic region encodes these proteins:
- the LOC133047003 gene encoding retinoic acid early transcript 1E-like isoform X1, with translation MLLKLQGGRSLAHTTGHLLLTLLLTEAGKTLGNAHSLCLDLTVKKQSRPGQPSCQVQGSMDTKPFLQYDSDSNKVRPLGFLGEEVNDTKAWTELSQMVGEARRELRMVLPVIKLDKKEMRGPPSLQVRLCCQREAQQCSGASLLFSLNGHTALLLDTMSITWTGIDPGATGLKEEWENSQELAEYFRKISVGDCSYWLRELLEHWENMLFPEPTEPLIMAPRYQPVCICPIGRWYYPIDHHPVSSNCFTVMNLMKKSGTTAAIPSSGCFSVDYEKEREMWTRIEETDTGRQDPREECHGRTEIDTSSATPRVSGNHRAVHGTSVVSASLRPHGLQPTRLLCPWDSSGKNTGVGCHFLLHATTSS, from the exons ATGCTCCTAAAACTGCAGGGAGGAAGGTCACTGGCTCACACCACAGGTCATCTTTTGCTGACACTGCTGCTGACCGAAGCTGGGAAGACTCTGGGCA ATGCCCACTCTCTGTGCCTCGACCTCACTGTCAAAAAACAGTCCAGACCGGGCCAGCCCTCGTGTCAAGTCCAGGGCTCCATGGACACAAAGCCTTTCCTCCAGTATGACAGTGACAGCAACAAGGTCAGACCTTTGGGTTTCCTGGGGGAGGAGGTAAACGACACCAAAGCGTGGACTGAACTGAGCCAAATGGTGGGAGAAGCAAGAAGAGAGCTCAGGATGGTCCTGCCTGTCATCAAACTGGACAAAAAGGAGATGAGGG GTCCTCCCTCCCTGCAGGTCAGGCTGTGTTGTCAGCGTGAAGCCCAGCAATGCTCTGGTGCATCCTTGCTCTTCAGCCTCAATGGACATACTGCCCTCCTCCTTGACACCATGAGCATAACCTGGACAGGCATCGATCCTGGAGCCACAGGCCTCAAGGAGGAGTGGGAGAACAGCCAGGAACTGGCAGAGTACTTCAGGAAGATCTCAGTGGGAGACTGCAGTTATTGGCTTAGGGAACTCCTGGAACACTGGGAGAACATGCTGTTCCCAGAGCCCACAG AACCACTAATAATGGCCCCCAGATATCAGCCAGTCTGCATCTGTCCGATTGGTCGCTGGTATTATCCTATTGATCATCACCCAGTTAGTTCGAATTGCTTCACCGTCATGAATCTTATGAAGAAATCAGGAACCACAGCAG CTATTCCATCATCCGGATGTTTCTCCGTGGACTATGAGAAG GAGAGAGAAATGTGGACACGGATAGAAGAGACAGATACAGGAAGACAAGACCCACGGGAAGAGTGTCATGGAAGGACAGAAATAGACACGAGCTCCGCAACGCCAAGGGTTTCCGGGAACCACAGAGCTGTCCACGGTACCTcggtcgtgtccgcctctttgcggccccatggactgcagcccaccaggctcctctgtccgtgggattcttcaggcaagaatactggggtgggttgccatttccttctccatgcaacCACCAGTAGTTAG
- the LOC133047003 gene encoding retinoic acid early transcript 1E-like isoform X3 encodes MLLKLQGGRSLAHTTGHLLLTLLLTEAGKTLGNAHSLCLDLTVKKQSRPGQPSCQVQGSMDTKPFLQYDSDSNKVRPLGFLGEEVNDTKAWTELSQMVGEARRELRMVLPVIKLDKKEMRGPPSLQVRLCCQREAQQCSGASLLFSLNGHTALLLDTMSITWTGIDPGATGLKEEWENSQELAEYFRKISVGDCSYWLRELLEHWENMLFPEPTGERNVDTDRRDRYRKTRPTGRVSWKDRNRHELRNAKGFREPQSCPRYLGRVRLFAAPWTAAHQAPLSVGFFRQEYWGGLPFPSPCNHQ; translated from the exons ATGCTCCTAAAACTGCAGGGAGGAAGGTCACTGGCTCACACCACAGGTCATCTTTTGCTGACACTGCTGCTGACCGAAGCTGGGAAGACTCTGGGCA ATGCCCACTCTCTGTGCCTCGACCTCACTGTCAAAAAACAGTCCAGACCGGGCCAGCCCTCGTGTCAAGTCCAGGGCTCCATGGACACAAAGCCTTTCCTCCAGTATGACAGTGACAGCAACAAGGTCAGACCTTTGGGTTTCCTGGGGGAGGAGGTAAACGACACCAAAGCGTGGACTGAACTGAGCCAAATGGTGGGAGAAGCAAGAAGAGAGCTCAGGATGGTCCTGCCTGTCATCAAACTGGACAAAAAGGAGATGAGGG GTCCTCCCTCCCTGCAGGTCAGGCTGTGTTGTCAGCGTGAAGCCCAGCAATGCTCTGGTGCATCCTTGCTCTTCAGCCTCAATGGACATACTGCCCTCCTCCTTGACACCATGAGCATAACCTGGACAGGCATCGATCCTGGAGCCACAGGCCTCAAGGAGGAGTGGGAGAACAGCCAGGAACTGGCAGAGTACTTCAGGAAGATCTCAGTGGGAGACTGCAGTTATTGGCTTAGGGAACTCCTGGAACACTGGGAGAACATGCTGTTCCCAGAGCCCACAG GAGAGAGAAATGTGGACACGGATAGAAGAGACAGATACAGGAAGACAAGACCCACGGGAAGAGTGTCATGGAAGGACAGAAATAGACACGAGCTCCGCAACGCCAAGGGTTTCCGGGAACCACAGAGCTGTCCACGGTACCTcggtcgtgtccgcctctttgcggccccatggactgcagcccaccaggctcctctgtccgtgggattcttcaggcaagaatactggggtgggttgccatttccttctccatgcaacCACCAGTAG
- the LOC133047003 gene encoding retinoic acid early transcript 1E-like isoform X2, with protein MLLKLQGGRSLAHTTGHLLLTLLLTEAGKTLGNAHSLCLDLTVKKQSRPGQPSCQVQGSMDTKPFLQYDSDSNKVRPLGFLGEEVNDTKAWTELSQMVGEARRELRMVLPVIKLDKKEMRGPPSLQVRLCCQREAQQCSGASLLFSLNGHTALLLDTMSITWTGIDPGATGLKEEWENSQELAEYFRKISVGDCSYWLRELLEHWENMLFPEPTEPLIMAPRYQPVCICPIGRWYYPIDHHPVSSNCFTVMNLMKKSGTTAGERNVDTDRRDRYRKTRPTGRVSWKDRNRHELRNAKGFREPQSCPRYLGRVRLFAAPWTAAHQAPLSVGFFRQEYWGGLPFPSPCNHQ; from the exons ATGCTCCTAAAACTGCAGGGAGGAAGGTCACTGGCTCACACCACAGGTCATCTTTTGCTGACACTGCTGCTGACCGAAGCTGGGAAGACTCTGGGCA ATGCCCACTCTCTGTGCCTCGACCTCACTGTCAAAAAACAGTCCAGACCGGGCCAGCCCTCGTGTCAAGTCCAGGGCTCCATGGACACAAAGCCTTTCCTCCAGTATGACAGTGACAGCAACAAGGTCAGACCTTTGGGTTTCCTGGGGGAGGAGGTAAACGACACCAAAGCGTGGACTGAACTGAGCCAAATGGTGGGAGAAGCAAGAAGAGAGCTCAGGATGGTCCTGCCTGTCATCAAACTGGACAAAAAGGAGATGAGGG GTCCTCCCTCCCTGCAGGTCAGGCTGTGTTGTCAGCGTGAAGCCCAGCAATGCTCTGGTGCATCCTTGCTCTTCAGCCTCAATGGACATACTGCCCTCCTCCTTGACACCATGAGCATAACCTGGACAGGCATCGATCCTGGAGCCACAGGCCTCAAGGAGGAGTGGGAGAACAGCCAGGAACTGGCAGAGTACTTCAGGAAGATCTCAGTGGGAGACTGCAGTTATTGGCTTAGGGAACTCCTGGAACACTGGGAGAACATGCTGTTCCCAGAGCCCACAG AACCACTAATAATGGCCCCCAGATATCAGCCAGTCTGCATCTGTCCGATTGGTCGCTGGTATTATCCTATTGATCATCACCCAGTTAGTTCGAATTGCTTCACCGTCATGAATCTTATGAAGAAATCAGGAACCACAGCAG GAGAGAGAAATGTGGACACGGATAGAAGAGACAGATACAGGAAGACAAGACCCACGGGAAGAGTGTCATGGAAGGACAGAAATAGACACGAGCTCCGCAACGCCAAGGGTTTCCGGGAACCACAGAGCTGTCCACGGTACCTcggtcgtgtccgcctctttgcggccccatggactgcagcccaccaggctcctctgtccgtgggattcttcaggcaagaatactggggtgggttgccatttccttctccatgcaacCACCAGTAG